Within the Kluyveromyces lactis strain NRRL Y-1140 chromosome A complete sequence genome, the region GAAAAAGCCAACGAGCACTCAATTGAATCTGCAATGACACACGGCAATTAAAATCAAAACAGTCTCCTATTGCTTCGTACTGCTAGTCACAAGGATACACGGTGTCAGATGCCTCGCTCCCTGTATTTTCCGCTCTACTCTTCTCCTGAAACTCGTGAATCTAAATAAAACACATATAAATCAAATAagatatatatttgttgttcaaaagatcccactttttttttgttttttttttttcccttctGTTGTCCCAAGAGCTTTTTAAGTGGACTAAACAAATAGCAGGGATTCAACCTTTCGCGTCAGCGCGCCAGCAACGGATAAGCATGCAGTGAGGTAAACTTGTAGGGATATTTTCGCCTTGGTGGGGCGAATATTTGCTTATGGGGCCTCAAATTAGCCTTTTAAAAGGGTGATTTTTAGTCACGTGTAAATCACATGCACTATCCGGGTAATAGCGTTCCTGGTTCGTCTCTTCATCAGACAATTTCTATTCCAACATGAATAGAGGAAGTCGGTAGGTGGAGATAAGGCGCAGCTATCAAATAAGAATTAGATAGCAGCCTGGTTTCATTTCGTGGCGAGTAAAGACGAAAATATTTCATGGAATGAGGTTTTAGagttgaaatatttttgCTGAGGAGATTACTTTGTGAATAGGAACTTTAAACTCAAACTCAAACTCAAAAATTCGAAGTCTAATGGAGGTTAGCCATCGTGAACATACCAACCATATTGGATCCCAGGTTAACCCTTTGTTCCGCGGGTCCGTATTTCATAAGAATGATGCCGCAGATCTACGAGTCCCTTGGGATGGGAAACGTCGTAAATCTGGTGCTTCGATCAATTCTAAGACTCAGATGGGGGATTTGACCGAATTCAATCCGTCTCATCATGCCAGTAATAAAAACATTTACCATGACGATATTACGTGTGGTTCTTTAAGGTTTAGTGATGCGTTATTAGATGGCTCGTTCAAATGTCAGGATGAGCATTCTAGCAATAGATCTGGACATATGGCTAGTAGTAAACCGGGGAGCGGTAACAGTAGTCTGGGTCTTCTAAAAAATCAATCATACTCTAACATATCAATTTCCTCCACTCAATCATTTAAGAAAACGCACACGAAACTGTTAAATTTCTCTCAGTTGAAGCCCGACCTCACAACAGCATCGTCTTTTGAATCACAACCTTCTAAGGGCAACTCTTTGGCAAGACAGTTTCTTGAGACCGCTTCAAAGGCAAAATGCAACAGAGAGATAATACCGACCTTATTTTATTCCCCATCTGCCAACAGCTGCGGTGATACTTCTGGAGCGCTTGATTATTTGTCATCAGGGTTTACTGACAAACTTTTCCCCATATTTAACTCTAAGGAAACTGATCCAAAGGACATGAAGATAGACGTAGATTGTAAAGATATACCAGAGTATTTTGCAATGGATTACATCAAACATATACACAGAGATTTGACGGCATTGGAATTTCGTCTAAAACATTTCCTTATGAAAGTTATCTTACCGCAAGAGATGGATTTTACTCAGAACATCAACCATGTATCCAACCTTTCTAAATCAGTTACACAACTCCACATggacattgaaaaaattaaacaTGATACCAAAGATATatatttggaaaaattggCAGCCGCGTTCAACGGGTCTGATTCAGAATCTTTCGTCAGTAAACTTACCACACTAATGGACTCGCATGTTTCTCGATTACAGGCACTAGAAGGGAAAACTGTTGATTTCCAGAACGAATTGGAAGCTAAAAAGCTGCAACTTCGTAAGTTAGAGAATCTGATCAAGTTAAATGACATGATCGGCGACTTCAAAAGGAACATGAAATTAtctgaaaagttgaaagaatattaTGGTACATTTGGTGATGTGACTGTGTTAGCCCTATCGATATCGTTAATAATGTATTTATTTAGGCGCTGGTTCGCCTCAGAATAAGACGAAGTGGATGAAACCGTCTTAAGTTTGGCATTCACACACAACAGTAGGTCGAAGACAAGTAATTAATATGTATTTATATAGGAACCAATTATGTTTCGTCTTCCTTTCTCAATTCTCTGGGGCATGGGATATACGGTGAAGCAATGCTTTGAATCAACATATACATCCGAATAACCCTGACATAGTATCTTGTTCTTGACCTTTCTCTTTCACGAATGCTCCATTAATGTTACCATGCAAATGACGATTCTTTACATGAAAACGATATATCCTCATTACAATACTAATAAGGAAAGAAGTAGCTGCATAAAGGGAAGGCCTCAAATATTTGAGAGACGCCATTGATCAAGATGGTACCTACGTATGTCTTTTCAGGTTTACAAAGTGTTTACAGGAGGAAACTAGTGTTACTAACTATAATGATTGCAACAGATCTGCGTTGattcaaatcaattcaaaatgCGTACTATCGGTCCgtgttttcatcaatagAAACAAAGTGCTGAAGAGTATCACTAATTCAGATACCATATTTGAGGCACCTATACTCTCAAATAACTCGATCATCCGATTGAAAACACCCGCCATTCGATTACACCTTTCCAATGAAGATATGAAATTTTTGCTGAATGAAATACGTGACAGCTTGCTATTTATGTTATACGAGCTTTGCTCGCCAATACTCGAAGAAAAAGTACTCAATAAGTTGAAGATCGATACCTTCATGGATTTTGCCGACGTTCTAGAGATTTTAAAAAAGGGGTCAAGCCTGGAAACTAGATCAACAGACGTTTATAATCCAATTGATGGTATTGATGTGCATATTACTTCCATAGAACGGACAGGAAAGAAAAGCTATAAGTTACATTTCTCGCATAACTGGAGACTAGATATTCTTATTGAAAATATAGATAAGCTACATCATTGGAGGAAGCTTTTAACGCTACTGGATTCTGTCCAATCGGTCTCTAATACCGGTCAAAGTATCCCATTGTTCATTCCCTTTAAAAGTACAAATGTACTGGTACGATCCATTAAACCTCTTGAATCGGATACTAATAGTAGTAAAAGCGAAGATCCACCGATACTCATTGAACCTGAAGATGATGGTTTGGGGCAAGTACCTCGTGATGAAATAGAAATGGTTGATCAAGATCCCAACGACATAAAATTGGACACGAAGGATGATAAAAAGCCAATATTCGATTACCAATACAAGGGTATGAGACTTTTCGATAAATGTATTAAAATACACGTACTTGGGCGGCCAAAACGTGGtaaaaagaattgaatctACTGTGCTTTCCTTCACGTTGAATACTACTATCTAACTCATTTCAAAAACCCTTTACCGTCAAGCATGGGTAATTCGGAGATATATGAATATAAGACCTCAGGTAATTTTATAAATACTTCAAGAAAACGAGCATTGCCATCCACTCGTGTCGTTGACAAAAGAGCTCAGTGCATAAGGCATAACATGCAAAGGTTCCACATCCATCTACCCAAGTCTCGCTTGCAGACTGTCATGCAGTTGATCTGACTTAATTGACGAAGGTTCTCCATTaacatgaaaaaaaaaataattaGTCACATTTATCAGATCAATAGAACCGTTCAAAGTAGTTAGCCAAAGGTTTGAATAACAGTGTAAAGACAGTATAACTCGTTATAGGGTGATCATAGTACTGCTAATTGTGACATGTCAGTTTCTGAATCCATTGCGAAGACCGCTCGTGCAGCCGGCAATATATTGAAAACGTTAAGTGATGAGGAACGTTCTTCCATTCTATATAAAATTCATGATGGTTTAAAGGCGAATGCGGCATCTATTGAGGCTGCTAATAAACTAGATTTGGAACAGGCTAAAAGCACTAATCTTTCGGACTCTCTTGTGAAAAGATTGGATTTGTTCAAAGGAGATAAATTTGAAACTATGCTACAAGgtattgttgatgttgcCAATTTGCAGGATCCTGTTGGGAAAGTGAACTTCGCTAGGGAAATTGATGAGAATTTGACTTTATACCAAATTACTGCCCCAGTTGGTGTATTATTGGTTATTTTCGAATCGAGACCAGAAGTCATTGCCAATATTACAGCTTTATCCATCAAATCAGGTAATGCAGCAATTTTGAAAGGTGGTAAGGAATCCTTGAACACGTTCAAAGAAATGTCCCGTATCGTGAATGACGTCGTCGAGCAAAACGAAAAGACGACCCATGTTCCAGTTGGTGCCGTTCAGTTGATCGAAACCAGAGAAGATGTCTCTGACCTCTTGCAACAGGATGAATATATTGATTTGGTTATCCCTCGTGGTTCAAATGCCTTAGTTAGACAGATCAAATCGTCCACCAAGATTCCAGTGTTAGGTCATGCAGACGGTATTTGTTCAATCTACGTGGACGAATCTGCCGATATTGGAAAGGCTAAAAGAATTCTTGTTGATGCCAAAACTAACTATCCAGCTGGTTGTAACGCTGTAGAAACTCTACTAATCAATCCTAAATTACAGCACTGGTGGGAGGTGCTAAATTCTttaattgaaaatggtgtAACTTTGCAtgtttcaaaagaagtaAAGAAGCAATATAAGGAGCACAACAGTACATCAGATCATATTGTGGATTTAGACGAGTCCAAAGACTTCGACAAGGAATTCTTGTCGTTGGATATTGCAGTTGCATTCGTTGAATCTACAGAAGCAGCTGTTTTGCACATCAATACACACTCTTCCAAGCATACTGATGCTATTGTGACTGAAAACTCTGAAAATGCtgaatatttcttgaaagcTGTTGATTCATCGAGCGTATACTGGAATGCATCCACCAGATTTGCAGACGGGTTTAGATACGGATTTGGAACCGAAGTTGGTATTTCTACTTCGAAGATCCATGCCCGAGGCCCTGTGGGACTCGATGGCCTTGTGACTTATCAGTATCAACTAAGAGGTAATGGACAAATTGCCAGTGATTATCTAGGGGCCGGAGGTAAGAAAGCCTTCGTTCACAAAGACCTTGATGTAAAGAGCATTTCTATCTGAAATACCAACATTATTTTCAAACTACTAAGTACGCATCTATATACATAATTA harbors:
- the SAW1 gene encoding DNA-binding protein SAW1 (similar to uniprot|P39735 Saccharomyces cerevisiae YAL027W) → MVPTSALIQINSKCVLSVRVFINRNKVLKSITNSDTIFEAPILSNNSIIRLKTPAIRLHLSNEDMKFLLNEIRDSLLFMLYELCSPILEEKVLNKLKIDTFMDFADVLEILKKGSSLETRSTDVYNPIDGIDVHITSIERTGKKSYKLHFSHNWRLDILIENIDKLHHWRKLLTLLDSVQSVSNTGQSIPLFIPFKSTNVLVRSIKPLESDTNSSKSEDPPILIEPEDDGLGQVPRDEIEMVDQDPNDIKLDTKDDKKPIFDYQYKGMRLFDKCIKIHVLGRPKRGKKN
- the PRO2 gene encoding glutamate-5-semialdehyde dehydrogenase (highly similar to uniprot|P54885 Saccharomyces cerevisiae YOR323C PRO2 Gamma-glutamyl phosphate reductase catalyzes the second step in proline biosynthesis), translated to MSVSESIAKTARAAGNILKTLSDEERSSILYKIHDGLKANAASIEAANKLDLEQAKSTNLSDSLVKRLDLFKGDKFETMLQGIVDVANLQDPVGKVNFAREIDENLTLYQITAPVGVLLVIFESRPEVIANITALSIKSGNAAILKGGKESLNTFKEMSRIVNDVVEQNEKTTHVPVGAVQLIETREDVSDLLQQDEYIDLVIPRGSNALVRQIKSSTKIPVLGHADGICSIYVDESADIGKAKRILVDAKTNYPAGCNAVETLLINPKLQHWWEVLNSLIENGVTLHVSKEVKKQYKEHNSTSDHIVDLDESKDFDKEFLSLDIAVAFVESTEAAVLHINTHSSKHTDAIVTENSENAEYFLKAVDSSSVYWNASTRFADGFRYGFGTEVGISTSKIHARGPVGLDGLVTYQYQLRGNGQIASDYLGAGGKKAFVHKDLDVKSISI
- the FRT2 gene encoding Frt2p (some similarities with uniprot|P39734 Saccharomyces cerevisiae YAL028W FRT2 Tail-anchored endoplasmic reticulum membrane protein); the protein is MEVSHREHTNHIGSQVNPLFRGSVFHKNDAADLRVPWDGKRRKSGASINSKTQMGDLTEFNPSHHASNKNIYHDDITCGSLRFSDALLDGSFKCQDEHSSNRSGHMASSKPGSGNSSLGLLKNQSYSNISISSTQSFKKTHTKLLNFSQLKPDLTTASSFESQPSKGNSLARQFLETASKAKCNREIIPTLFYSPSANSCGDTSGALDYLSSGFTDKLFPIFNSKETDPKDMKIDVDCKDIPEYFAMDYIKHIHRDLTALEFRLKHFLMKVILPQEMDFTQNINHVSNLSKSVTQLHMDIEKIKHDTKDIYLEKLAAAFNGSDSESFVSKLTTLMDSHVSRLQALEGKTVDFQNELEAKKLQLRKLENLIKLNDMIGDFKRNMKLSEKLKEYYGTFGDVTVLALSISLIMYLFRRWFASE